The nucleotide sequence GGCGTGATTTCAGTTGCATCGAACATAATTCCTGACAGGGTTGTGAAGATGGCTGATCTTGCATTGAAAGGGAATTTCGAAGAGGCTGAAAAGCTAAACAATGAGTTAATGCCTTTTTTCAGCGCAATATTCATAGAAACAAACCCAATCCCGATAAAGGCGATGCTTGCAATGAAGGGAATGTGCAAGGAAGTTTATCGATTGCCAATGTGCGAGCTAAGCGCTGAGCATAGGGAAAAGGTAAAAGAAGTTTTGATTCAATACGGCATTCTAAAGAGCTAAAAGGGAGAAATGTGAAATGCAGAAAATTAAAGTAGGAATTTTAGGGGCAACTGGAGCAGTCGGGCAACGATTCATTGAATTGCTTGAGAATCATCCTTGGTTTGAAGTAGCTGCAGTCGCAGCTTCGCCAAGGTCCGCTGGCAGGAAATACTCAGAAGCAGTTGAAGGCAGGTGGTTCTCTAAAAAAGAAATTCCTGCTAATGCCAAAGACTTAATAGTCTCTGATGTTGCAAATATTGAAGGAATCAAAAATAAG is from Candidatus Woesearchaeota archaeon and encodes:
- a CDS encoding aspartate-semialdehyde dehydrogenase, with product MQKIKVGILGATGAVGQRFIELLENHPWFEVAAVAASPRSAGRKYSEAVEGRWFSKKEIPANAKDLIVSDVANIEGIKNKVDFVFSAIEASKDEIKAFEDKYAENDIPVVSNNSAHRWTKDVPMIMPEINPHHLDMIKIQQKNHGWKK